Proteins from a genomic interval of Piscinibacter sp. HJYY11:
- a CDS encoding glycosyltransferase — protein MRVLFCATPGEGHVRALLPLLQALHARGHGVAWAGAAETHALVPPHMPVPCFSVGPSWQSARFRLFGRWPELAAARGTDAAARIFPRLYGAVIATEMLAPLQAALHDFKPDLVIGENAALAVPLAAEVAGCPHVTHGFGMPLPAHRVQEAVAYLAPQWTRLTGSPPPPDAGLYRHLYLDICPSSLQPEPLPAALPAHGLQPVDVPAAAPVALSALVPSPLDTQRDLPLVYLSLGTMLNRPELLRTALAALSGLPLRVVVATGPDVEPSQLHPLPPLMHAQRHVPQAELLPHCQLVISHGGAGTVYAAAAHGLPQLALPQMADQFVTTAALEHSNAGMVLLGAEQNLYAIRHAVQRLLSEPGFRETAGRLAHEIAQMPSTDEVAQQLERWIEHGQPVPLPPRPVGFKLPA, from the coding sequence CCGAGACCCATGCGCTGGTGCCGCCTCACATGCCGGTGCCCTGCTTCAGCGTCGGCCCGAGCTGGCAGTCGGCACGCTTTCGCCTCTTCGGTCGCTGGCCCGAGCTCGCGGCCGCCCGCGGCACCGATGCGGCCGCGCGCATCTTCCCGCGCCTGTATGGTGCGGTGATTGCCACCGAGATGCTGGCGCCGCTGCAGGCGGCCCTCCACGACTTCAAGCCCGACCTCGTGATCGGCGAAAACGCCGCCCTGGCCGTGCCGCTCGCGGCCGAAGTGGCCGGCTGCCCGCACGTGACCCACGGCTTCGGCATGCCGCTGCCGGCGCACCGCGTGCAGGAGGCGGTGGCCTACCTCGCACCACAATGGACACGGCTCACCGGCTCGCCGCCGCCACCCGACGCCGGCCTGTACCGGCACCTGTACCTCGACATCTGCCCGTCCAGCCTGCAACCCGAGCCCTTGCCGGCCGCGTTGCCGGCCCATGGCCTGCAACCGGTGGACGTGCCCGCCGCCGCCCCGGTGGCGTTGTCCGCGCTGGTCCCCAGCCCGCTCGACACCCAGCGTGACCTGCCCCTCGTCTACCTGAGCCTGGGCACGATGCTCAACCGCCCCGAGCTGCTGCGCACCGCGCTCGCGGCGCTCTCGGGCCTGCCCCTGCGCGTGGTCGTCGCCACCGGGCCCGACGTCGAGCCCTCGCAGCTGCACCCGCTGCCGCCGCTCATGCACGCGCAGCGCCACGTGCCGCAGGCCGAGCTGCTGCCGCACTGCCAGCTCGTCATCTCGCACGGCGGCGCCGGCACGGTCTACGCCGCTGCCGCCCACGGGCTGCCGCAGCTCGCCCTGCCGCAGATGGCCGACCAGTTCGTCACCACCGCGGCACTCGAGCACAGCAACGCCGGCATGGTGCTGCTCGGCGCCGAGCAGAACCTCTATGCCATCCGCCACGCGGTGCAGCGCCTGCTGAGCGAGCCCGGCTTCCGCGAGACCGCGGGCCGGCTGGCACACGAGATCGCGCAAATGCCCAGCACCGACGAGGTCGCGCAACAGTTGGAGCGCTGGATCGAGCACGGCCAGCCCGTGCCGCTGCCGCCGCGGCCGGTGGGCTTCAAGCTGCCGGCGTAG
- a CDS encoding LysR family transcriptional regulator, producing MTLEDLRILVAACEAGSLSALARDLKRTQSAVSQHIARLEVELGVKLFDRHARGVSPTAAGRVLKDFALEGLDAIEVGLQRIRALQHGESATLSITTGGTTVRHFMMQTIVKFRKKHPGVNLRFLPAGSTRRCFEILRLAQADLGFITIGEPARGIRVRTVAQQQLFLLAATDDALASKRRLRVADLAGIRYLGLSGGTTHQSAIEHAAQERGLDLKAEIVFDDFDTAKVFVELGLGHAIVPAVHAHNFAKTGTVKAIPIVDLPAVSIGWAFRHWQHLSPAARDFAALMDQELARMAKTVAGFSLAA from the coding sequence ATGACCCTGGAAGACCTGCGCATCCTCGTCGCGGCCTGCGAAGCGGGCAGCCTGAGCGCCCTGGCGCGCGATCTCAAGCGCACGCAGTCCGCGGTGAGCCAGCACATCGCACGGCTCGAGGTCGAGCTCGGCGTGAAACTTTTCGACCGCCATGCGCGTGGCGTGTCGCCCACCGCCGCGGGCCGTGTGCTGAAGGACTTTGCACTCGAAGGACTGGATGCGATCGAAGTCGGCCTGCAGCGCATCCGCGCGTTGCAGCACGGCGAGTCGGCCACGCTCAGCATCACCACGGGCGGCACCACGGTGCGGCATTTCATGATGCAGACGATCGTGAAGTTCCGGAAGAAGCACCCGGGCGTGAACCTGCGTTTCCTGCCGGCGGGATCGACCCGGCGCTGCTTCGAGATCCTGCGGCTCGCGCAGGCCGACCTCGGCTTCATCACCATCGGCGAGCCGGCGCGCGGCATCCGGGTGCGCACGGTGGCGCAGCAGCAGCTCTTCCTGCTGGCGGCGACAGACGACGCGCTGGCGTCGAAGCGCAGGCTGCGGGTGGCCGATCTCGCCGGCATCCGCTACCTCGGGCTCTCGGGCGGCACCACGCACCAGAGTGCGATCGAGCACGCAGCGCAGGAGCGCGGGCTCGACCTCAAGGCCGAGATCGTGTTCGACGACTTCGACACCGCGAAGGTCTTCGTCGAGCTGGGCCTGGGCCACGCGATCGTGCCGGCGGTGCATGCGCACAACTTCGCGAAGACGGGCACGGTGAAGGCAATCCCCATCGTGGACCTGCCCGCGGTGTCGATCGGCTGGGCCTTCCGCCACTGGCAGCACCTCTCGCCCGCGGCACGCGATTTCGCGGCGCTGATGGACCAGGAACTCGCGCGGATGGCGAAGACGGTCGCCGGCTTTTCCCTTGCCGCCTGA
- the panB gene encoding 3-methyl-2-oxobutanoate hydroxymethyltransferase, which translates to MKTIRLSTRDIVAMKTRGERVAALTCYDYTGAQTLDAAGVPLLLVGDTLGMVVQGEDTTLPVTLDQIIYHARLVVRGTQRALVIGDMPFMSYQASADDAVRNAGRLMAEGRVGAVKVEGGAEIAPLVRRMVKSGIPVCGHLGFTPQSVHSLGGARVQAKEPTAAVSLLDDALALQEAGAFAVVLELVPATVAEEVSKRLTIPTIGIGSGPHCDGEIQVFHDVFGLYTDFQPRHTRRYLHVAQDIAAAARRYVADVGARQFPGPEQTSDLTPASKDSFKSLLATH; encoded by the coding sequence ATGAAGACGATCCGACTCAGCACCCGCGACATCGTGGCCATGAAGACGCGTGGCGAGCGCGTGGCCGCCCTCACCTGCTACGACTACACCGGCGCCCAGACGCTCGACGCCGCCGGCGTGCCGCTGCTGCTCGTGGGCGACACGCTCGGCATGGTGGTGCAAGGCGAAGACACCACGCTGCCGGTCACGCTCGACCAGATCATCTACCACGCGCGGCTGGTGGTGCGCGGCACGCAGCGCGCGCTCGTGATCGGCGACATGCCCTTCATGAGCTACCAGGCCTCGGCCGACGACGCCGTGCGCAACGCCGGCCGCCTGATGGCCGAGGGTCGCGTGGGTGCGGTCAAGGTCGAGGGTGGTGCCGAGATCGCACCACTGGTGCGACGCATGGTCAAGAGCGGCATCCCGGTGTGCGGGCATCTCGGCTTCACGCCGCAATCGGTGCACTCGCTCGGTGGCGCGCGGGTGCAGGCCAAGGAGCCGACGGCCGCCGTGTCATTGCTCGACGACGCCCTCGCGCTGCAGGAGGCCGGTGCCTTCGCCGTGGTGCTGGAGCTGGTGCCGGCCACCGTGGCGGAAGAAGTGTCGAAGCGCCTCACCATCCCCACCATCGGCATCGGCTCGGGGCCGCACTGCGACGGCGAGATCCAGGTCTTCCACGACGTGTTCGGCCTCTACACCGACTTCCAGCCGCGCCACACCCGCCGCTACCTCCACGTGGCGCAAGACATCGCCGCGGCCGCACGCCGCTACGTGGCCGACGTGGGCGCACGCCAGTTCCCCGGGCCGGAGCAGACCTCCGACCTCACCCCGGCGTCGAAAGACAGCTTCAAGTCGCTTCTCGCGACTCACTGA
- a CDS encoding FAD-dependent oxidoreductase, whose product MAERTPTDERIMTSEVFARSSAREPRADLGTVAEPARALPVYRRCQVLVVGGGPSGTAAAACAARQGADVVLLERYNHLGGLSTGGLVIWIDRMTDWAGVPVIRGFAEEVFARLPADAVAGPAREEWGSADATRAAHWAPRTAAFHGIVTWSPTLDPERLKGLSQEMLIERGVKLVYHAWAADPLVEANRVRGVTFESKEGRMALLADVVVDATGDGDLFARAGAAFDNDIDAADIHHCMNTAWLFGGVDMKRWIAFRTGEPERYAAFMQSGREACGLFDKPFVSWRDDIALFLGPRQSGYSALDVDDLTAVEVRSRRAMEQHLRHYRAHAPGFENAYALQSAPQIGVRHARRLKGVGSVLRSQWPQGTPLADEIGLSPSVSPKFPSISIPYGALVPQALEGLLACGRHVSCDPASHGFMREIPQCWVTGQAAGVAAALAVQQGVPPRQVKVPALQRALLEQGVVLRAQ is encoded by the coding sequence ATGGCCGAGCGCACCCCCACTGACGAACGCATCATGACCTCGGAGGTCTTCGCGCGCAGCAGTGCGCGCGAGCCCCGTGCCGACCTGGGCACGGTGGCCGAGCCGGCACGTGCGTTGCCCGTCTACCGCCGTTGCCAGGTGCTGGTGGTGGGCGGGGGACCGTCGGGCACCGCCGCGGCGGCGTGTGCGGCGCGGCAGGGCGCCGACGTGGTGCTTCTGGAGCGCTACAACCACCTGGGCGGGCTGTCGACCGGCGGTCTCGTGATCTGGATCGACCGCATGACCGACTGGGCGGGCGTGCCGGTGATCCGCGGCTTTGCCGAAGAGGTGTTCGCACGTTTGCCGGCCGACGCCGTGGCGGGCCCGGCGCGAGAGGAATGGGGCTCGGCGGATGCAACGCGTGCGGCGCACTGGGCGCCGCGCACGGCGGCGTTTCACGGCATCGTCACCTGGTCACCCACGCTCGACCCGGAGCGGCTCAAGGGCCTGTCGCAGGAGATGCTGATCGAGCGCGGCGTGAAGCTCGTCTACCACGCGTGGGCGGCCGATCCGCTCGTCGAGGCGAACCGCGTGCGCGGTGTCACGTTCGAGAGCAAGGAAGGCCGCATGGCCCTGCTCGCCGACGTGGTGGTCGATGCGACCGGCGACGGCGACCTCTTCGCTCGCGCCGGTGCTGCCTTCGACAACGACATCGATGCCGCCGACATCCACCATTGCATGAACACGGCCTGGCTCTTCGGCGGTGTCGACATGAAGCGCTGGATCGCGTTTCGCACCGGCGAGCCTGAGCGTTATGCCGCCTTCATGCAGAGCGGGCGCGAGGCCTGTGGCTTGTTCGACAAGCCTTTCGTGTCATGGCGCGACGACATCGCCCTCTTCCTGGGGCCGCGGCAGTCGGGCTACTCGGCGCTCGATGTCGACGACCTCACGGCGGTGGAAGTGCGCTCGCGGCGCGCGATGGAGCAGCACCTGCGCCACTACCGCGCGCATGCGCCCGGTTTCGAGAACGCCTATGCGCTGCAGAGCGCGCCGCAGATCGGGGTGCGGCATGCGCGCCGCCTGAAAGGCGTGGGCAGCGTGCTGCGCTCGCAGTGGCCGCAAGGCACGCCGCTGGCCGATGAGATCGGGCTGTCGCCGTCGGTGTCGCCCAAGTTCCCGAGCATCTCGATCCCCTACGGTGCGCTGGTGCCGCAAGCGCTCGAGGGCCTGCTCGCCTGCGGGCGCCATGTGTCGTGCGACCCGGCCTCGCATGGTTTCATGCGCGAGATCCCGCAGTGCTGGGTCACCGGCCAGGCCGCCGGGGTGGCGGCGGCGCTGGCGGTGCAGCAGGGCGTGCCGCCGCGGCAGGTGAAGGTGCCCGCCTTGCAGCGGGCACTTCTGGAGCAGGGCGTGGTGCTGCGGGCTCAGTGA
- a CDS encoding mobilization protein, with amino-acid sequence MSNIHFIGGEKGGVGKSLLARTLAQYMIDKQLPFLGFDTDRSHGALMRFYAGYASPVVVDRYEALDSIVEATVDQPQRRILVDLAAQTHEPLVKWMDDSGVLNLIDEMGSSIHYWHVMDTGKDSVDLLKRLLDRFGPALKYVLVRNHVRGSDFSVLEQSGEQSRAMSLGAQVVTMRKLHDTVINKIDATSSSFWKAKTPQESEGPNGLGLMERQRLKMWMRDIYRELDEIEV; translated from the coding sequence ATGAGCAATATCCACTTCATCGGTGGTGAAAAAGGCGGTGTCGGCAAATCGCTGCTGGCCCGCACGCTGGCGCAGTACATGATCGACAAGCAGTTGCCCTTCCTCGGCTTTGACACCGACCGCTCGCACGGTGCGCTGATGCGCTTCTACGCGGGCTACGCCTCGCCGGTCGTGGTGGACCGCTACGAAGCGCTCGACTCGATCGTCGAAGCCACCGTCGACCAGCCGCAGCGCCGCATCCTCGTTGACCTGGCCGCGCAGACGCACGAGCCCTTGGTCAAGTGGATGGACGACTCGGGCGTGCTCAACCTGATCGACGAGATGGGCTCTTCCATCCACTACTGGCACGTGATGGACACCGGCAAGGACTCGGTGGACCTCCTGAAGCGCCTGCTCGACCGCTTCGGCCCCGCGCTCAAGTACGTGCTGGTGCGCAACCACGTGCGCGGCAGCGACTTCAGCGTGCTCGAACAGTCGGGCGAGCAGTCGCGCGCGATGTCGCTCGGCGCCCAGGTGGTCACCATGCGCAAGCTGCACGACACCGTCATCAACAAGATCGATGCCACCAGCAGCAGTTTCTGGAAGGCCAAGACGCCGCAGGAGAGCGAAGGCCCCAACGGCCTCGGCCTGATGGAGCGCCAGCGCCTGAAGATGTGGATGCGCGACATCTACCGCGAGCTCGACGAGATCGAGGTCTGA
- a CDS encoding PhoX family phosphatase — translation MSYITDRLRAEAAAAKGRQDPQPVPGQMFEDVLQHATVKRRSLLKGGFGATIAAAFGSASLVACGGGDDDEPGTSYSVGFKRVGATTGDNVIVPEGYTASVMFSAGDAVVAGSVPFTGAFLGSADTERFAGGQHDGMHFYELPGVDPNRGGLLAINHEAPDARILFAGGAIPAAPTAEDRRIALSSVGVSVVEVELFNGNWRVKPNSTYNRRYTGNTVFNVNGPAASVVGATVVGTLNNCASGTTPWGTYLTCEETTDNYLDPSQPDEGYGWVVEIDPRGELTGLPTKRTALGRFDHENTAYMLSAANDLAIYMGDDSTPGCIYKFVCSGKYNPANRAANVNLLDSGTLYAARFNADGTGQWIALVQGQNGLVAGATDPGNVTQGPQTPATIDFNTQADVLINTKAAARVAGATLMDRPEWITVGPDNKIYVTLTNNGGRQVTDAANPRATNPHGHIVKWTEDGNSPLATTFRWEVFMLGGDQRLTANNQKGNIVGDTFSSPDGICVDPQGRLWVQTDAGTGSSITNTFGNNAMYYVDQTTKQSTRFLVGPDGCEITGLTYTPDLKTFFINIQHPGGTWPSNVQGNTLPARSSTIVVRRTDGRPVGA, via the coding sequence ATGTCGTACATCACCGACCGTCTGCGTGCCGAGGCCGCTGCAGCCAAGGGCCGCCAGGACCCCCAACCCGTGCCCGGCCAGATGTTCGAGGACGTGCTGCAGCACGCCACCGTCAAGCGCCGCTCGCTGCTCAAGGGCGGCTTCGGCGCCACCATCGCCGCCGCCTTCGGCAGCGCTTCTCTCGTGGCCTGCGGTGGCGGCGACGATGACGAACCGGGCACCAGCTACAGCGTCGGCTTCAAGCGAGTGGGCGCGACCACCGGCGACAACGTCATCGTGCCCGAGGGCTACACGGCCAGCGTGATGTTCAGCGCCGGCGATGCCGTGGTCGCGGGCTCGGTGCCCTTCACCGGCGCCTTCCTCGGCTCGGCCGACACCGAGCGCTTCGCCGGCGGCCAGCACGACGGCATGCACTTCTACGAGCTGCCTGGCGTCGACCCCAACCGCGGCGGCCTGCTCGCCATCAACCATGAAGCGCCGGATGCGCGCATCCTCTTCGCCGGTGGTGCCATCCCCGCGGCGCCGACGGCCGAAGACCGCCGCATCGCGCTGTCGTCGGTGGGCGTGTCGGTGGTCGAGGTCGAGCTCTTCAACGGCAACTGGCGCGTGAAGCCCAACTCCACCTACAACCGCCGCTACACCGGCAACACCGTGTTCAACGTCAACGGCCCGGCCGCCTCGGTCGTGGGCGCGACCGTGGTGGGCACGCTCAACAACTGCGCAAGCGGCACCACGCCGTGGGGCACCTACCTCACCTGCGAAGAGACGACCGACAACTACCTCGACCCCTCGCAGCCCGACGAAGGCTACGGCTGGGTGGTCGAGATCGACCCACGCGGCGAGCTCACCGGCCTGCCGACCAAGCGCACCGCGCTCGGCCGCTTCGACCACGAGAACACCGCCTACATGCTGAGCGCGGCCAACGACCTCGCCATCTACATGGGCGACGACAGCACGCCGGGCTGCATCTACAAGTTCGTCTGCAGTGGCAAGTACAACCCGGCCAACCGCGCCGCCAACGTCAACCTGCTGGACAGCGGCACGCTCTACGCCGCGCGCTTCAACGCCGACGGCACCGGCCAGTGGATCGCCCTGGTGCAAGGCCAGAACGGCCTGGTCGCCGGCGCCACCGACCCGGGCAACGTGACGCAAGGCCCGCAGACCCCGGCCACCATCGACTTCAACACCCAGGCCGACGTGCTCATCAACACCAAGGCCGCCGCGCGTGTGGCCGGTGCCACGCTGATGGACCGCCCGGAGTGGATCACCGTCGGCCCCGACAACAAGATCTATGTCACGCTGACCAACAACGGCGGCCGCCAGGTGACCGACGCCGCCAACCCGCGTGCGACCAACCCGCACGGCCACATCGTCAAGTGGACGGAAGACGGCAACTCGCCGCTGGCCACCACCTTCCGCTGGGAAGTCTTCATGCTCGGCGGCGACCAGCGCCTGACCGCGAACAACCAGAAGGGCAACATCGTCGGCGACACCTTCTCCAGCCCCGATGGCATCTGCGTCGACCCACAGGGCCGCCTGTGGGTGCAGACCGACGCCGGCACCGGGAGCAGCATCACCAACACCTTCGGCAACAACGCGATGTACTACGTGGACCAGACCACGAAGCAGTCGACACGTTTCCTGGTGGGCCCGGATGGCTGCGAGATCACCGGCCTCACCTACACGCCCGACCTGAAGACCTTCTTCATCAACATCCAGCACCCGGGCGGCACCTGGCCGTCGAACGTGCAGGGCAACACGCTGCCGGCGCGTTCGTCCACCATCGTCGTGCGCCGCACGGATGGGCGGCCGGTGGGCGCCTGA
- a CDS encoding ABC transporter substrate-binding protein produces the protein MLDVRRLVSSSLTPLLAAAALAFGSLAAHAAPEVVIGQVVPLTGVIAGTGDEYSAGAAAYFATVNAKGGIYGRKIRVVQKDDAYKPEATVAHTKEILEKDNPVALFGYVGTANIAALNKNNILTDNKIALLAPYTGAEELRVPVNPYLFHIRASYPDETAKMVEHLHTLGLRKFAVFYQNDGFGKGGLIGAERALEKLNLKAVATGFYDRTKPDDIEAAAKAIGDAKPDAVIMVAVNRASSALIKKLRDSGSRARLFSISVVNFKELLKNTGDELARGVGISQVMPFPYNMASPVPVVREFHAAMKQHQPTKTISYASMEGFIAAKVLVEAVKRARADPSRERVLQQLADMRDYDAGGFKVNFGGDNRVGSRFVEVTVIGSGGRLLR, from the coding sequence ATGCTTGACGTTCGACGACTGGTCTCTTCTTCCCTGACCCCGCTGCTGGCCGCGGCCGCCCTGGCCTTCGGCAGCCTCGCCGCCCACGCCGCGCCCGAAGTGGTGATCGGCCAGGTGGTGCCGCTCACCGGCGTGATCGCCGGCACCGGCGATGAATATTCCGCCGGCGCCGCCGCCTACTTCGCCACCGTCAACGCCAAGGGCGGCATCTACGGCCGCAAGATCCGCGTGGTGCAGAAGGACGACGCATACAAGCCCGAGGCGACCGTCGCGCACACGAAGGAGATCCTCGAGAAGGACAACCCCGTCGCGCTCTTCGGCTACGTGGGCACGGCCAACATCGCTGCGCTGAACAAGAACAACATCCTCACCGACAACAAGATCGCCCTGCTCGCGCCCTACACCGGCGCCGAGGAGCTGCGCGTGCCGGTGAACCCCTACCTCTTCCACATCCGCGCCAGCTACCCCGACGAGACGGCCAAGATGGTGGAGCATCTCCACACGCTGGGCCTGCGCAAGTTCGCGGTCTTCTACCAGAACGACGGCTTCGGCAAGGGTGGCCTGATCGGCGCCGAGCGGGCGCTCGAGAAGCTCAACCTCAAGGCCGTGGCCACCGGCTTCTACGACCGCACCAAGCCCGACGACATCGAGGCCGCCGCCAAGGCCATCGGCGATGCCAAGCCCGACGCGGTGATCATGGTCGCGGTGAACCGTGCCTCGTCGGCCCTCATCAAGAAGCTGCGCGACAGCGGCAGCCGCGCGCGCCTCTTCAGCATCTCGGTGGTCAACTTCAAGGAGCTGCTGAAGAACACCGGCGACGAGCTGGCGCGCGGCGTGGGCATCTCGCAGGTGATGCCCTTCCCCTACAACATGGCGTCGCCGGTGCCCGTCGTGCGCGAGTTCCACGCCGCGATGAAGCAGCACCAGCCGACCAAGACCATCTCCTACGCCAGCATGGAAGGCTTCATCGCCGCCAAGGTGCTGGTCGAAGCGGTGAAGCGCGCGCGGGCCGACCCGAGCCGCGAGCGTGTGCTGCAGCAGCTCGCCGACATGCGCGACTACGACGCCGGCGGCTTCAAGGTCAACTTCGGCGGCGACAACCGCGTGGGCTCGCGCTTCGTCGAAGTCACCGTCATCGGCAGCGGCGGCCGCCTGCTGCGCTGA
- a CDS encoding YeeE/YedE family protein — MTSSMWWTLALGVTLGVVLQRTRFCFFCHTRDFLERGDARGVLAILLALAVGSVGMHLMLGSWLPTPAPGRLPPDAHIGPVSWALVLAGLAFGVGMVISGSCISAHWYRLGEGSPTAPFALLGSAAGFVLGFITWNPLYSATIAEARPWWLPHWLGYGGSLALTLVVIGVLAWWSWRRNTATRPAPAPAVVDVKDLLSRLFSPTRWPYWVGGVAVGWLSTLILVRTRPLGVTAALGAASRQAGDAAGLLPERLNGLDELGGCATAVAGPWWQAPNALLIAGLVGGSLVVALLSRQFQPRVPSAAQVLRGLGGGVLLGWGAMTGLGCTVGNLLSGTMAGALSGWVFGAAAFVAVWAGVRLRWAP, encoded by the coding sequence TTGACGTCATCGATGTGGTGGACGCTTGCGCTGGGCGTCACCTTGGGCGTGGTGCTGCAGCGCACGCGCTTCTGCTTCTTTTGCCACACGCGCGACTTTCTGGAGCGGGGGGATGCGCGCGGGGTGCTGGCCATCCTGCTCGCCCTCGCGGTGGGCTCGGTGGGCATGCACCTCATGCTGGGCAGCTGGCTGCCCACGCCGGCGCCCGGCCGCCTGCCGCCCGATGCGCACATCGGGCCGGTGAGCTGGGCGCTGGTGCTGGCGGGCCTGGCCTTCGGCGTCGGCATGGTGATCTCGGGCTCGTGCATCAGTGCGCACTGGTACCGGCTGGGCGAGGGCTCGCCCACGGCGCCGTTTGCGCTGCTCGGCAGTGCCGCCGGCTTCGTGCTGGGCTTCATCACCTGGAACCCGCTCTACAGCGCGACGATCGCCGAAGCGCGGCCGTGGTGGTTGCCGCATTGGCTGGGCTATGGCGGCTCGCTCGCGTTGACGCTCGTGGTAATCGGCGTCCTCGCGTGGTGGAGCTGGCGGCGCAACACGGCCACGCGGCCGGCACCGGCGCCCGCGGTGGTCGACGTGAAAGACCTGCTCTCGCGCCTCTTCAGCCCCACGCGCTGGCCCTACTGGGTGGGTGGCGTGGCGGTGGGGTGGTTGTCGACGCTCATCCTCGTGCGCACCCGGCCGCTGGGCGTGACGGCGGCGCTCGGCGCGGCCTCGCGTCAGGCGGGCGATGCGGCGGGCCTGTTGCCCGAGCGGCTGAATGGTCTCGATGAACTGGGTGGCTGCGCGACCGCGGTCGCGGGCCCGTGGTGGCAGGCGCCGAATGCGCTGCTGATCGCAGGCCTGGTCGGCGGCTCGCTGGTGGTGGCGCTGCTGTCGCGTCAGTTCCAGCCGCGTGTGCCGAGCGCTGCGCAGGTGTTGCGGGGGCTGGGGGGCGGCGTGCTGCTCGGCTGGGGCGCGATGACCGGGCTCGGCTGCACGGTGGGCAACCTGCTCTCGGGCACGATGGCCGGCGCGCTGTCGGGCTGGGTGTTCGGCGCGGCGGCCTTCGTGGCGGTGTGGGCCGGGGTGAGGTTGCGCTGGGCGCCGTGA
- a CDS encoding sulfurtransferase, which translates to MVVWKKWLAAVSAALIGAAAWAQTPADGSGPLVSTEWLEKNLRNPKLRIVEVSVNPGVYEKGHIPGAHNFSWHTDLNDRVRRDIVSKADFEKLLSKAGVANDSTVVLYGDTNNWFAAWGAWVFDIYNVSNVKLLDGGRKKWEAENRVLDTRAPEVAATSYKVSKVNDNLRARLADAVAAAEGKSKAKLVDIRSADEYSGKVFAPPGVPELAVRAGHIPGAANVPWGRAVNEDGTFKSAAELKALYAGAGLDGTTPIITYCRIGERSSHTWFALKKILGYEVRNYDGSWTEYGNAVGVPVNNPSGTVWAAK; encoded by the coding sequence ATGGTGGTGTGGAAGAAGTGGCTGGCCGCCGTGTCGGCGGCCTTGATCGGCGCGGCGGCGTGGGCGCAGACCCCGGCCGACGGCAGCGGGCCGCTGGTGTCGACCGAGTGGCTGGAGAAGAACCTGCGCAACCCGAAGCTGCGCATCGTCGAGGTGAGCGTGAACCCCGGCGTCTACGAGAAGGGCCACATCCCCGGCGCCCACAATTTCTCGTGGCACACCGACCTCAACGACCGCGTGCGACGCGACATCGTGAGCAAGGCCGACTTCGAGAAGCTGCTCTCCAAGGCCGGCGTGGCCAACGACAGCACCGTGGTGCTCTACGGCGACACCAACAACTGGTTCGCCGCGTGGGGCGCCTGGGTGTTCGACATCTACAACGTGAGCAACGTGAAGCTGCTCGACGGCGGCCGCAAGAAGTGGGAAGCCGAGAACCGCGTGCTCGACACCCGCGCGCCGGAAGTCGCCGCCACCTCCTACAAGGTGAGCAAGGTGAACGACAACCTGCGAGCCCGCCTGGCCGATGCCGTGGCGGCGGCCGAAGGCAAGAGCAAGGCGAAGCTCGTCGACATCCGCTCGGCCGACGAGTACAGCGGCAAGGTCTTCGCGCCGCCGGGCGTGCCCGAGCTGGCCGTGCGCGCCGGCCACATTCCCGGTGCGGCCAACGTGCCCTGGGGCCGTGCGGTCAACGAGGACGGCACCTTCAAGAGCGCCGCCGAGCTGAAGGCGCTGTATGCCGGCGCCGGCCTCGACGGCACCACGCCGATCATCACGTACTGCCGCATCGGCGAGCGTTCCAGCCACACCTGGTTCGCGCTGAAGAAGATCCTCGGCTACGAGGTGCGCAACTACGACGGCTCGTGGACGGAGTACGGCAACGCGGTCGGCGTGCCGGTGAACAACCCGTCGGGCACGGTCTGGGCGGCGAAGTAA